ATTGATCCCATTCCGCTCGGCAACGGCCAGGGTTTCCAGAATCTTGTCATCCGTATTGTAGTGCGCGGCGAGATTGTAGACGTATTTCAGATCGCGGCTATGCGTGAAGTGCGTGAGCAGGTTCCCCCCAAGCAAGATCCGGCTGACCTGCATGTTGCCAATACGCCCCTGGGGTAGCGTGGCGGTTGCACCGGAATCCTGAGGCGCCTTTGCTTCCCCTTCCGCTTGCATGGCCATTGCCATCGCGGCGGGCGCCATAATTGCGCCCTTCATGAATGTACGGCGGTCGGTTTGGTGTGCCATGGCGCTTATCCCCCTCTCTGGACTCTGGACTCGTATCTACAGCCGTTTCCCCTCAGTGGCTCTAGGAATCATCATAGGAGCGTTTGCGATTTCTTTCAATAGGATTTTCCCTGCTGTGGCCTATCCTATTTATACAATCGCCCGCAGGAATTCGACACTCTGGCGGATGTTCTCGTCAGCGCCGTAGCACTCAAGCGAGACTACGCCGTCCCAATTCGTTTCTTTCAAGAAGGCAATGCAATCCCTTATGTTTCCTGCATTGACCCCGCCTCCGATGGGCACTTCGCTACACGCGATCCCGGTGTCCTCTCCACGTGCCGCCGCGGCCAGTCCCTCGCTGACATCTTTGATGTGGCAATGAGAAACGTACGGGCGCAACAGCTTCAAGTACTCCACCGGATCGTGACCCGCTATGAACGAATTGCCCGTGTCAAAATTGCACCGCAACCATTCCGAATCGAAGTATCTGAACAACTTCAGCATGAAATCGCCGTCATTTGTATAGGGGCCGTGAGGCTCCACATTGACAACGATTCGGTAATCCTCCGCCCACGATAGAACTTGCCGGTAGTTGTCGCAGGTAATGCGAAAGACTTCATCCCGGCTGAGTCCCTCGATTTTGAAAGCGCCGTCGGTCGTGTCCACCATGGGGCAATCCAACTCGGCCGCGAACCGTATAGACTGCCTTACATACTGCACGCCGTACGCCGAGCCATCCGGTCCCATCATGGGATAGGCGCCGTCGATTTGCGATATCTTCAGCCCGCGCTCGTCGCAGTAACGCTTCAGTGCGCGCGGGTTTGACTCGAGAGAAATGCCCGGTTCGTATCCCATGGCCTGAATGAAATACTGGCCATGAATAGCTGCAAACTCCAGGTGTTTTATGCCGTATTTGACGGCCGTTTCCGCGGCTTTTCCGAAGCCCCCACTCAATGTGCGCCAATTGTCCGTGTGCATACCAAGCTCTATCATGACTGACTCCTTGCCTGTCCCGACTTGCTTGCCCCCGGCAGCTGGAATCCAACTGGTATCGCCCGCGTGTTCCGGCGAACCGAATCATCCTCTCAGGACTTCAACCGCGAATCAAATACCGCAATTGGCTTCACCGCGCCCGTTACTCCCAGCCAGGCTATTTGCTGTACACGGTGTACAGGTGTACCTTATACGCGCGTTGACGTGGACCTGCTTGTAGAGTTGAAACAATTTGAACTTTCTCTTCGAGGAGGGACACACATGAAGCGGCGAGAGTTTCTTCACACAGCGTCAGTAGCGGGATTGGCTTTGAGTGTCGCCGGACAGGCGATGAGCGCGGAAGGTCAGCCCAAGGAAGCAAAGCCGAACAATCCCGGCAAACCGACTTTTCGCGATATCGGATGGGTGTGGGAAGGACAAGGGATTGACCCACAGGTTCCGCCTTCCATCTATGGACTTGGCCAAGGAGCGCGTTACTTTGGCCTTTCGCGAGTCAATTACCTGTTTCACCCCAATGATGTCCATGCCTTGCGCCTGCTGCAGGACTACGACGAAGTGGTCTGCGATATAAGCAAATGGGGATGGATCTGGGATGAGAACGGCCGTCCCGTGTGTAAGCCCAAGAGCGACCCCGCAACCGTACGCTCGGAAGGCGAAAACGTCGCGCGTCTTGCGAAACAATTCAGCAATGTGACGGGAGTCTATTGCGACGACCTGCTCGGACTGATGGATAGCGCCCAGTATGGTCCCGGTGAGTTCGCCAACATTCGCGCCGCAATTCGCGAACTGAACCCCGCTCTCAAGCTCTGGTCTGTTGTCTATACACACGAGTTTGAGAAGAAGGAGTTCTGGGCTGGGATGAGTCCGCACATGGACGTCGTGACCCTGTGGATCTGGAAATCCGAGGACATCGTCCGCATGCCCGAATACGTGGACCAATGTCGCGGCCTATTCCCTGACAAGCCCATTGTCATGGGCGTTTATCTTCGCGACTACACCAAGGTGGCTCCGGTGCCGGTCGATCTCGTGAAAAGCCAAATGGATGGCGTCGCCGAACTAGTCGAGAAAGGCACACTTGAGGGATATACCATCCTTGGAGCCGTGCTGATCGATGGACATCGCCCCCAAGCCGACGCAGTCCGCGATTTCATAAACGCCCACTCGGTGTAAATAGAATCTTGTGGTGGCAAGGCCGTTGACACGCCTTCTCACGCAGGCTAGCATGCGCCTCTGAGTCATCGAGGGGGGAACCGATGCGTACTCTTCTAGTCTCTCTGATCTGTTTCTGTTCAGCAATCTTCGGCAGCGAGCCGCCTGTCAGTCCAGGTGAAACGGAATGGCCCTTCGCGACGGAGTTGGCCGCCCCGATGTCCTGGCACCCGCATTGGACGCGAACGGAATGCGGTGATGATGAGGCGAACCTCCGGCAGGGCGTCCAAATTCACCCCGAGTTTCCGGACGCGGAGGGCCTGCTGGAAACCGCCCACGCGGATATGAAGGCGTTCTTCTCTTCTGTCGGCCTTTCCACAAATGGGCCATTTCGGATCGTCACAGAGCGCGTCCCCACGCAGAAACGCGAAGCGTTCACCCTGAGAATCTCCAAGGAGGAGTGCCGCGTTCAGGCGAACGACACAGAGGGTATTCGGAGAGGTATATACTTCCTCGAAGATCAACTCCTCCGCGCTGACGGACCTTTTTTAGATGTAGGCGAGATTTCGCGCTCGCCCTTTATCCAAACGCGAATTTCGCGGTGCTTTTTTGGTCCCATCAAACGCCCCCCGATGAACCGCGACGAATTGCTCGATGACGTGGACTATTATCCCGATGGCTACCTGAATCGCCTGGCGCATGACGGCGTGAATGGGCTATGGCTCACCATTGAGTTCAAGGATTTGTGCAAGACTTCTCTGATACCGGATTGCAGCCCGGACCGCGAGAAACGACTTGAGAAGCTTCGCAAGACGGTAGCGAAATGCAGGCGATACGGCATCAAAGTCTTCCTCTTCTGCATCGAACCGTGTGCAATGACGGCCGGCCATCCTCTTCTTGTTGCGCATCCTGAATTGAGTGGAGCGGAACTGAACGCCTCAACAAGACTCTTCTGTCCATTCTCCGAAGCCGCCCAGACGTATCTGCGAGAAGCGATACAAGGAATTTTCGCGGAGGTGCCGAACCTTGGCGGGCTGATTAACATCAGCTATGGCGAGGCGCCAACCACGTGCTTGAGTGCAGCGGACGCCAACTGGCATATCAACTGCCCTCGGTGCGCGGAAAAACAGCCATGGGAAGTCTTGAACGCAACGCTTTCGCCGATGGAGCAAGGCATGCACGAGGCTGCCCCGGATGCCAAACTGATCTCGTGGTTGTATGTCCCCGAGAGCGGACCTGGGACACCGCTGCCCTCGGTGGAACCGCTCACCGAGATGGCCAGACACACACCGCCCGGCGTCGTTGTGCAGTACAACTTCGAATCGGGAGGACACAAAACCCAACTTGGCAAGCAACGGCAGACCGGCGATTACTGGCTTTCCTACGTCGGTCCCAGTGCTGCGTTCGAACAAATGGCAACCGCAGTCGCATCCGCTGGTCAATCCGCGGAGATCTCCGCGAAAATTCAGGCGTGCTGCTCTCACGAGGTTGCCTCAGCACCCTATGTGCCCGTGCCGGGTCAACTCTACGGCAAATACGGGGCCATGCGGGAGCTTGGCGTTACTTCCGTTATGCAGTGCTGGTACTTCGGCAACTTGCCTTGCCTAATGAATCGGGCTGCTGCAAGCGAATTGCCCTTCATGAAAGAGGGCATAAGCGAAGAGCAATTCCTCTTGGACCTCGCGTGCAGAGATTGGGGCTCCCAGTACGCTCCACGGATTGTGAAGGCGTGGCGCCTGTTCGCCAAAGCCTACGACAACTATCCGATGACCAACGCGTTTCAATTCTACGGACCAATGACCGACGGAGTCGTCTGGCCGCTGCATTTGAAGCCGGTGCATCTTCCTCTCGGTCCAACTTGGCGTCTTGATTACCCCATATCAGGCGACCGCATCGGCGAGTGTTTCTCCGGCACGCATACCTACCCCGAGGTGCTCGAACTCTGCAAGAACTTGTCGGAGACATGGCAACGAGGCGTTGAATTGCTGGATGAAACAAAGGACGAGTTTGCGGGAGAACCGGACCGCGAACAAGACCTATCCGTTGCGGAGGCCCTCGGTATTCAATTCCGCTCCGGCTATAACATTCTTCGCTTCTACGACCTTCGCGAACAGCTACTCTACGGGCCAAAGAGTCGCAAGAAAGACGTGCTGCGGGACCTGCGCGCCCTCGTGGAGCAGGAAATCGAGAATTCTCAGCATATGAGTGCGTTGTGCGAAGAGAATTCGTTTCTAGGTTTCCACGCCGAGGCTGAAGGCTACAAGTACTTCCCCGCCAAATTGACGTGGCGCGTGGACGCACTGCGTGAAATGCTCGATACCGAGTTTTCCGAGGCAGAGCGCGCGCTGGAGATCGGACAGAACGTGTTTCCTGGACTGTGTGGTCTGGAAGGTTCCCCACTCGTGTATCATTGCCTACCTGCCAGCAAGTCATTTGCCTCGGCGTGGCGAACCGACGACGTCTGGCATGAGTCACCCGGCAGTCCAAAGATTGAGCAAGCACCACTCGCGCCTGCCCCCTCGGAAGCCCACTGGCAAGCCGTTTATGATGATCAATCGCTCTACTTGAACGTTGAGTGCGATCGATCCGCTGTGTTGTCACGTCCAACAGTTGTGGTCCACATCCAATCTTCGCACATCTATCCGCGGCGTACTTTTCAGATCGACGCGAATGGACAGAAGAACGAGCGTTTGGGCTGGCGTGCCACCGCAAGAGAATGGGATGTGGAGAGTGTGGCTTCCGACAAACATCACACGGTGCGCCTACGAATTCCGTTTACCGCATTCGACGGCGAATTCGATAGGTCACGTCCAATGTGCATCAACGTGCGCGTGCAGTCGGCAGGCGCGGAAGGCGCCAACGCATTGGTGCAGTCCTGGGCACCTCTTTCACCCACTCCTCCAAGATTTCGCCTGGGGTACGGCGAAGAAGATCCACGAGAAATGGGTTGGCTGAGATTGGAGCCGTAGAGACTAAGCTCACACGCTAGACTATTGTCACTTCGCGATTGCGCGCCGAGGACTCGTAGATTGCATCGATAATCTTCTGAATGTTGAGGGACTGTGCGGGTAGCACGCGCACCTCTCGGTTCTTTTCCACGCACTCCGTGAAATGCCGGATTTCCCCGCGATGGCCCTCTTCGTTCGGCATCCAGTCATACTTGGTACTGGTCAGCGCGCGGCGTTCGTACCCGTAAACACCCAACGGATCGGTCATGATGCCTGCCTTGTCGCCGAGGATCGTGATTCCCGCCTTCTCTTCCGCAATGTTCGCGGCCCAGGAGACCTCTACGGTCATCGTGATGCCTCCTTCGAAGCGCACGTAAGCGGAGGCATAATCTTCGACATCGAACTCCTTTGGTGGATGCCGTTCTCCCCATTCCCCGTTAACAAGGTCTTCGCGGTCTCCGAACATGCGATACACCTTGCCTGAGGCAGCAACGGGTTTGGGACAACCCATCAGCCATACCGCCAAGTCCATCATATGTACGCCGATGTCGATGAGCGGCCCGCCGAGCGACTCCTTTTGAATGTGAAACTTCCCCCAGCCCGGAATGCCGCGACGCCGCAGCCATGTGGCATTTGCCGAGTAGATCGTTCCCAAGCGGCCGCTCTCAACAACTTCTTTGAGCTTTTCGTGCGCAGTCTCGAACCGCATGTGTTGCGCGACCATGAGTTTGCGCTTCGCGGTCTGTGCCGCCGCCATCATCTGCTGGCATTCCTTGGCGTTCATGGCCATAGGCTTTTCAACAAGAACGTGCGCACCAGCCTTGGACGCGGCAATGGACACGGGAGCATGGCAGCGGTTATGGGTGCAGACGTCGATAATGTCGTACTGACCGTCCTTCAGCATCTTCTTGTAGTCGGTGTAGACTGCGCGCGCGCCGTATTTGCTGGCCATCGCCTCAGCGCGATCGGGAATCAAGTCGCAGACTGCCATCAACTCAACGCGGCCTTCCGCCTCAAGTTCATTCCAATATGGAAGGTGACGTTCGTCCGCAATTGCGCCGACTCCCACCACGCCAACTCGAAGTTTCATCTTTGCCATAGTCACTCCTCGGGAACCAGTGCCCTTTCCACTCGCTCGTCTTCGTTGTCGCGCACCCCTTTATCTGCCGCGGTCTCCTTGGCGGGCTCCAGAGTCAATTCCGCAACGTACGGAAGATGATCGGAGGCGATGCACGCCTCTGGCGTGTCGACGACGCGGGAGGATAGTACGTTTACTGACTTCGATACCAGAATGAAGTCGATCCGGTCTTTGGAGTCCTTTCCCTGAAGCGTTCCTTCCCGTTTGCCCGTCTGCCAAAGAAACGAATCGAGCAGTCTGCTGAGTAGTATCCGGAGCGCTGGGTCTCCTGCCGATTCGTTTAGGTCCCCTGCCACAACGCTGGGCACATCGCGAAGGCGGCCAACGATGCTCTCTGCCTGCACACGGCGCGACGTAGCGATCAAATCGAAATGTGTGTTGTAGATGTCGACTTCCTGTCCGTCTATGGACAGCGTTACTCTCAGGCATCCACGCTTCTCCCCCGTGCCACTGAATGGGAAGGAGATGTTCTCTGAGGATACAACTGGGAATCGCGATAGCGTAGCGTTGCCATACTTGCCGCCCTGGAATTCGAGGTTTGCGCCGAAACGCACTTCCATATTGAGTAGCTTGGCCAGTCCTGCGGGCATATCAATCTGATTCGTGCGGGTACAACCCTGATCAACTTCCTGCAGGCACACCACATCTGGGTGTTCAGATTGAATTACCCGAGCGATACGCTCCAGGTTTAACACCTCATCTGTCCCTTCTGCATGGTGAATGTTGTAGGTAAGCACACGAAGAGTCGTGTCCGCCCTTAAGACCGGCATACAACCAAGTGCCATGAGGAACAGGGCTACTAGTCTTTTCATGGTGGTACTCCTCGAAAAGGCCGCCACTCTCGCCGCGTAAGTGGCACACGGCGCGTTGCGACTTTTCGAGTCTACCATGTCCCGCAGGCCGAGATCTCGGTTTTGAAAAGCTTTGGCAGGGACCCATGCACGCATATACCGCATTTAAATACAGAAAACCCGAAACAAGACGAACAAGGTTGCCGGTAATCGCACCCCATATACGGGCATGCATCCACATGGTGCCCCAGCGCGTTGTGTAGGAAGGTGCAGCAAACGCGTTCTACCACAAGATATTGCTTGACTTATTTGGGAATTCGGACTATAGTCTATCTGACGTGATTTGGGGTGAAGAGTGGTTTTCTTGAATCCCAACGCACACGCAATCACGTATGTGTAACATCAAATGACCTCAGGGGTAATTGAGTTTGTAGGGTAGGAAATCGCAAAGCGATTTCTAACCCAGCCGTGTGGTACCGATGTTTGACGATCTTAGGCGAGTGTTGATAGAGTGTAGCATCGCCTATGACGAGGCATAACGACAAGAAACGGAGGAGATCACCTAATGAAGCACCTTAAGACCGTCAGCAAGCTGGATCCGAAAATGGCGCACGGACCGGCCGACAGCATCTTCAAGACCATCGAAGAGAAGGGCAAGGCTCCGAAGGTTAGCTAGTCTTTTCGACGTAGATCTCGATTTTACTACTAGAGAGTGCCTCATACCGCAGGGTGTGGGGCGCTTGTCTTTATACTTCACATATGTCAATCTCCTGCCGTCTACCCCCCTCAGCCCCACCATCATCACGCCCGTAGAGGTTACTCCGCTCTCTCCCACTCTATACAGCGCCCACTACGCATCTCGCTAACGTCCGGAGCGCCTAGGCGCACAACTCCAATAGGTTGCTGCACAAGGAGTTGCACCTCATCTTGACATGAGATGACACATTTCGAGAATGTGTGACAGAAGATAGAACCTGACCTATTGACAGAAATTCGACCAAGAGTCATACTGCTACTGGAGACAGGGGGCAAGGTCCTATTGTGGGGACAAGTCTAGGGAATTCTTGAAAGGGGACAATCTGGCATCAAAGTAGCGCAACCACCCGCCAATTGTGCTTACAGGCACGAAAGGCTCGACTTAATCGTCTAGGGTTTTCGCTTGCAGTCACAGGCCCAACCTGGGGAGGTCATTTACAATGAACCGCAAGGGCTTTACGTTGATTGAACTGCTTGTAGTAATTGCTATCATCGGCATATTGGCTGCTATTCTTCTTCCCGCATTGGCGCGGGCGCGCGAAGCTGCCCGCCGCGCAAGCTGTCAGAACAATCTCAAGCAACTCGGTCTTGTCATGAAGATGTACGCAAACGAATCCAAAGGAGAGAAGTATCCCAGTCAGCAGAAGTGGGAAGGGGATGCCTGTACCCGTCGCACATTCATTGAGTTTTTCTTTGACGGTCGCGAGGTGTATCCCGAGTACTTAACGGATATCAACGTTATGGCGTGTCCTTCCGACTCCAATCCCGAAATTGAAACGTGGTACACGCCTGAAGATGTGAACGCCGGCACGCCAAATCCGTGCAAATTCCGCGCGACGTCTTACAACTACTCGTCATGGGTGCTTTCGGACGAGTTGATGTTGAACAATGCGGCAGACAAGAACAACGCTGACCTTACGCTTGCAACTTTCTTGACCTACACAAGCCCCGATTTCCAAGCGGGAATCACCGATCTGCTTCAGAGAATCGATGAAGAATGGGGGTCTGCAAGCGTTCCCGATCCGGGCGTCTATCACGAAGACTTTGAGGCCGGCAGCAAGATCGCGTACCGTCTGCGCGAAGGTATCGAGCGATTCTTTATCTCCGATATCAACAATCCAGCGGCCTCGGCAAAGGCACAGAGCGAAATCTTCGTGATGTACGACGATATCAACACTGGAGAGGTCGCGTTCATGAACCACATCCCCGGCGGCGGCAACGTGCTGTATATGGATGGACACGTGTCCTTCATCAAGTACCCGGGGGATAGCCCATTTTCTCGCGTTATCGCAGTCCTGAATGAGTTTGCATATACCCTCTAGTCTCAATAAAGATATATGCAGGTTGATCATGACCTGTCGTAGACGTCATTCTTTGTGGAGCGGCCGCGAGTCGGCCGCTCCACGCATACACGAAGCATCGCACGGCCTCACGTACCGGCACCTGGGCAAGTAGAGGAGGCAGCGAAACCATGGTTAACCAGGATGGTGACCACAGCGTAATGACGCAAAAGAGCAGCAGCGGCAAGCAACGTGAAATCCAGATGAGAGACGATCTCTTCTTGCGCGTTGCCCGAGACATCCTCCTTGAGGACGGCTATCACGGCCTGACAATGGCTCGTATCGCCAGCGTCACGCGCTTCTCCAAGGGAACGCTCTATAATCGTTTCACATGCAAGGAAGACCTGGTCGTTGAACTGGCCTGCCGGTGCCGGGAAGAACGCATTGCGATGGTAGACCGCGCAATGCGCTACGAGGGACGCCCGCGAGAACGGATGGTCGCCATCGGCGAAGCGGCCGAGCACTTCGCCCGCTTGTACCCAGAGAGTATTCGAGTCCTTCACATCATTGACGCCGAAGCCGTGCTGGAGAAGGTCCCGGAGAAGCAGCGCAGCAGGCTAAAAACCTACGATGAGCGAGTCTTCGCCGCTATGGCCGACCTAATTGAAGAGGCTATTTCCTTAAAGGATCTCGCGCTTCCCCCTCGAACAACCGTCCGCGAAATCTGTTTCGCACTGTGGGCGCTTGTCGATGGCGGCGCCTCGGCCCGTCTTGGAGGTCTCCCCCTTGAGGCATTGGGCATCGCAGACTCATTCGGCGCCATTGCGCGCGGGTGCCACTATCTCATGGACGGATTGGGTTGGAGGCCGCTCACGACGGAAATCAACTACAGTCTTGTCAGCAGGCAAATACGGGATACTCTTCTTTCCGAAGAAGCGAAGCGCGTGACCGAGATGCAGTCCTTTCAGACGGTGCTCGCTAGACCATAAGGGTCTGATGCGCTGGCAAGCAGCTCGCTCCGGTTTTTTCCCAAGTCCCTACTATTATTGACTTTCCTGCAACAACCAATCCCCAAACTTCTGCTGTATGCCGCTGACTGCGGCGCGCTTGGACGTGAAGTAGCGCGATATTGACTTCGCGTTCACAAAATGACCTATTGACAGATTAAAGACCTCGATATACTATACTGACGCTGCGTCATAATGTGCACGACGAGTCTTGCGCGCTCGGGTTCACTATCGAGTATTGCAGACGCAGCCGCACCGTATCCATTCGGCCAGACAAGTCACGAGATGCCTCGGGGGAGGAATGGGCTTGTGCCAACGGAAGGAAGAAAGGGGGTATCGAGAACTCAGGCTTGACCAGCCTGTATCCACCTAGCCAATCGACGCGTATAGCCTTACTCAAGTTGTGCCTTCAAGTATTTTCGTAATACCCGAAACGGGGGAGGAAAGAAGTAATGCATCGCAAGGGATTTACGCTGATTGAATTACTTGTGGTGATCGCGATCATTGGAATTCTGGCCGCCATATTGTTGCCTGCACTGGCCAGGGCTCGTGAAGCGGCGCGCCGCGCTAGCTGCGCAAACAATCTCAAACAGTTGGGCCTAGTCTTCAAAATGTACTCCGGTGAGTCAAAAGGAGAGAAGTTCCCGACCAATCACATGTGGTCACGCGGAGTGGTTGCCGGACAGTGCGTTCCCTCAAATGAATTCCGCGCAGCGCCGAACGGTATGGCGGTGTTCCCTGAATACCTGACGGACATCAATGTCCTTGAATGCCCATCCGATGCCACGTACCAGCAAGAAATTGAAGACTTTAAGACAGGCGGAGAGTTCGATCCGTGCA
The nucleotide sequence above comes from Candidatus Hydrogenedentota bacterium. Encoded proteins:
- a CDS encoding sugar phosphate isomerase/epimerase, with amino-acid sequence MIELGMHTDNWRTLSGGFGKAAETAVKYGIKHLEFAAIHGQYFIQAMGYEPGISLESNPRALKRYCDERGLKISQIDGAYPMMGPDGSAYGVQYVRQSIRFAAELDCPMVDTTDGAFKIEGLSRDEVFRITCDNYRQVLSWAEDYRIVVNVEPHGPYTNDGDFMLKLFRYFDSEWLRCNFDTGNSFIAGHDPVEYLKLLRPYVSHCHIKDVSEGLAAAARGEDTGIACSEVPIGGGVNAGNIRDCIAFLKETNWDGVVSLECYGADENIRQSVEFLRAIV
- a CDS encoding Gfo/Idh/MocA family oxidoreductase, with the translated sequence MAKMKLRVGVVGVGAIADERHLPYWNELEAEGRVELMAVCDLIPDRAEAMASKYGARAVYTDYKKMLKDGQYDIIDVCTHNRCHAPVSIAASKAGAHVLVEKPMAMNAKECQQMMAAAQTAKRKLMVAQHMRFETAHEKLKEVVESGRLGTIYSANATWLRRRGIPGWGKFHIQKESLGGPLIDIGVHMMDLAVWLMGCPKPVAASGKVYRMFGDREDLVNGEWGERHPPKEFDVEDYASAYVRFEGGITMTVEVSWAANIAEEKAGITILGDKAGIMTDPLGVYGYERRALTSTKYDWMPNEEGHRGEIRHFTECVEKNREVRVLPAQSLNIQKIIDAIYESSARNREVTIV
- a CDS encoding endonuclease/exonuclease/phosphatase family protein, whose translation is MKRLVALFLMALGCMPVLRADTTLRVLTYNIHHAEGTDEVLNLERIARVIQSEHPDVVCLQEVDQGCTRTNQIDMPAGLAKLLNMEVRFGANLEFQGGKYGNATLSRFPVVSSENISFPFSGTGEKRGCLRVTLSIDGQEVDIYNTHFDLIATSRRVQAESIVGRLRDVPSVVAGDLNESAGDPALRILLSRLLDSFLWQTGKREGTLQGKDSKDRIDFILVSKSVNVLSSRVVDTPEACIASDHLPYVAELTLEPAKETAADKGVRDNEDERVERALVPEE
- a CDS encoding DUF1559 domain-containing protein; amino-acid sequence: MNRKGFTLIELLVVIAIIGILAAILLPALARAREAARRASCQNNLKQLGLVMKMYANESKGEKYPSQQKWEGDACTRRTFIEFFFDGREVYPEYLTDINVMACPSDSNPEIETWYTPEDVNAGTPNPCKFRATSYNYSSWVLSDELMLNNAADKNNADLTLATFLTYTSPDFQAGITDLLQRIDEEWGSASVPDPGVYHEDFEAGSKIAYRLREGIERFFISDINNPAASAKAQSEIFVMYDDINTGEVAFMNHIPGGGNVLYMDGHVSFIKYPGDSPFSRVIAVLNEFAYTL
- a CDS encoding TetR/AcrR family transcriptional regulator — its product is MVNQDGDHSVMTQKSSSGKQREIQMRDDLFLRVARDILLEDGYHGLTMARIASVTRFSKGTLYNRFTCKEDLVVELACRCREERIAMVDRAMRYEGRPRERMVAIGEAAEHFARLYPESIRVLHIIDAEAVLEKVPEKQRSRLKTYDERVFAAMADLIEEAISLKDLALPPRTTVREICFALWALVDGGASARLGGLPLEALGIADSFGAIARGCHYLMDGLGWRPLTTEINYSLVSRQIRDTLLSEEAKRVTEMQSFQTVLARP